The Acidobacteriota bacterium genomic interval CAGCCGTGTTGTGTGCTGCTCCCGTTCCACCGCCAACATCAACCCCCAATCCCCACGAAGACAAATTCATCACCGTGTATGTCAACGAAATTGGTCGCCAGGCGCTGACCGAAGCCGTGGAACCCAAATTCCCGGTTGGTTCGATCATTGTGAAGGCAAAACATCCGACCCGTGAAAGCACCCAGCCGGAACTGCTGACCGTGATGATCAAACGTCAGGCTGGTTTTAACCCGGAGGCTGGTGATTGGGAATTTGCTGCCATTGACGGTGATGCGAAAAAGGTTCAGGCCCAGGGGAAGCTTGAAACCTGTCA includes:
- a CDS encoding cytochrome P460 family protein, whose amino-acid sequence is MAFRVRQLQILALALVHLILFGVTGCADSAASDAPSPKNSVAVQTQPPASILNEIAGYTGWRKANPGPYLVPNRTAVLCAAPVPPPTSTPNPHEDKFITVYVNEIGRQALTEAVEPKFPVGSIIVKAKHPTRESTQPELLTVMIKRQAGFNPEAGDWEFAAIDGDAKKVQAQGKLETCQGCHIPQKAQDFVFRTYMARGVRRL